The following coding sequences lie in one Cloeon dipterum chromosome 1, ieCloDipt1.1, whole genome shotgun sequence genomic window:
- the LOC135942564 gene encoding protein tailless-like, translating to MNNMNNADYNHNNQVNRRTTPTTSSRILKGVKCRACGDESSGKHYGIYTCDGCAGFFKRSIRQNRLYPCKAKNPGNCLVDKTHRNQCRSCRLAKCIAAGMNKDSVQSERGPRSDTRRRQLEHSHTSLSPQPSVTASSPAESPRPIMQQMGLSLAIQTYMNQDYTNRISRIRSDTAVRLLVENMVWALRQTEFTMIPPTDQLQLLKLRWKNMFALSVLELPFHDIVSTFLHASINPSSDAAKISTDIYLMQMKYQQHLLVTPLEFAYYKALSLFNTAESALSNKDSIRVAKDLLCKKLLFLLVGSIGSNNSRHSALLHDLEETFTFFDRHAEELFFHNKFGSTSVEDVIESFYRSMVGVPYDLQDMRGSTNSP from the exons ATGAACAACATGAACAACGCTGACTACAATCACAACAACCAGGTCAATAGACGGACAACACCAACTACATCAA GTCGGATTTTGAAAGGCGTCAAATGCAGGGCCTGCGGAGACGAATCTTCAGGCAAACACTACGGCATTTACACTTGTGATGG gtgtgctggatttttcaaaaggtcCATTCGCCAAAATCGGCTTTACCCATGCAAGGCGAAGAATCCGGGAAACTGTCTTGTCGACAAGACACATAGAAACCAGTGCAGGTCTTGCAGGCTTGCCAAATGTATTGCTGCCGGCATGAATAAGGACT CCGTGCAGAGCGAGCGTGGACCGCGTTCGGACACGCGTCGGCGTCAGTTGGAGCACAGCCACACTTCACTGTCTCCCCAGCCGTCGGTGACGGCGTCGTCGCCAGCTGAGAGCCCACGGCCGATCATGCAGCAAATGGGCTTAAGCCTGGCGATTCAGACGTACATGAACCAAGACTACACGAACCGGATCAGCAGAATAAGGAGCGACACAGCCGTAAGATTGCTGGTCGAGAACATGGTCTGGGCCTTGCGCCAAACTGAGTTCACTATGATCCCACCCACGGATCAGCTTCAGCTACTCAAGCTCCGCTGGAAGAACATGTTCGCCCTGTCCGTGTTAGAACTGCCGTTTCATGATATCGTCTCGACTTTCCTTCACGCCTCCATCAACCCATCGTCCGACGCAGCCAAAATTTCCACTGATATCTATCTCATGCAAATGAAATATCAGCAACATCTTCTCGTGACACCCCTGGAGTTTGCCTACTATAAGGCGCTCAGCTTGTTCAACACAGCcg AAAGCGCGCTGAGTAACAAGGATTCCATCAGGGTTGCCAAGGATCTGCTGTGCAAAAAGCTGTTGTTCTTGTTGGTTGGCTCGATTGGGTCTAACAACAGCAGACATTCAGCTCTGCTGCATGATCTGGAAGAAACATTCACATTTTTCGATCGTCACGCGGAAGAACTGTTCTTTCACAACAAGTTTGGGTCAACCTCCGTGGAGGATGTCATCGAATCGTTCTACAGGTCAATGGTTGGAGTGCCCTATGACCTGCAAGACATGCGCGGGTCTACAAATTCtccttaa
- the Cpr100A gene encoding pupal cuticle protein Edg-78E yields the protein MLRFVVLAALAAVAAAQHGQYVPSKQAAILSEARYLSGNGNFGAAYTQEDGTDFKEETDADGTRRGSYSYIDPNGQRRTISYTAGKDGFKATGDHIPVAPKAAKSVAPQPQYQPQPQYQPQQYQAQPQYQAQPQYQEHQWDQSGQYNPPANEEWSQQPAGVQNAPAFNAKHITDPLWNAHTQPHWAQQAQQPQRSLNAIPDYETTPTPNRHFHPPGKLSLSRSNDGFSYTFNKN from the exons ATGCTCCGATTT GTGGTGCTCGCAGCCCTGGCGGCCGTGGCCGCGGCCCAGCATGGCCAGTACGTGCCAAGCAAGCAGGCGGCCATCCTCAGCGAGGCTCGCTACCTCAGCGGAAACGGAAACTTCGGTGCCGCTTACACGCAGGAGGATGGAACCGACTTCAAGGAAGAGACCGACGCCGACGGCACCCGCCGTGGCTCCTACAGCTACATCGATCCCAACGGCCAGCGCCGCACCATCTCCTACACCGCCG GCAAGGACGGATTCAAGGCTACCGGAGACCACATCCCCGTCGCCCCTAAGGCCGCCAAGTCCGTTGCCCCCCAGCCTCAGTACCAGCCCCAGCCCCAGTACCAGCCTCAGCAGTACCAGGCGCAGCCCCAGTACCAGGCACAGCCCCAGTACCAGGAGCACCAGTGGGACCAGTCCGGCCAGTACAACCCCCCTGCCAACGAGGAATGGAGCCAGCAGCCCGCCGGCGTGCAGAATGCACCCGCTTTCAACGCCAAGCACATCACCGACCCTCTGTGGAATGCCCACACCCAGCCCCATTGGGCCCAGCAGGCGCAGCAGCCCCAGAGGAGCCTGAACGCCATCCCCGACTACGAGACCACCCCCACCCCCAACAGGCACTTCCACCCTCCTGGCAAGCTCAGCCTGAGCAGGAGCAACGACGGATTCAGCTACACCTTCAACAAGAACTAA
- the LOC135948133 gene encoding activating signal cointegrator 1 complex subunit 2 homolog, producing the protein MARAVKCAVLLALFAFGAAQELTATNYRTDDGHQRSEATDGQGNVRGEYSYVDPNGKTITVKYTAGKDGFKVEGDHLPKAPAVPQAPAPAAPQWNQQPRQQWNQPQQAQPQQWAQPQQQQWAQPKQAQSQQHQWDQNGQYNPPAYETQQWSEQSAPATQPQPQAAPANPQHITDPLWNAHTQPHWAQLANQQPQYTAPQPQPQWNAAPAAPRSPPVQQQLNNFPGLAQPSNSLYQPQQARSQGGKVSVSSDPASGYTYTYSL; encoded by the exons ATGGCCAGAGCAGTG AAGTGCGCGGTATTGCTGGCGCTGTTCGCCTTTGGCGCAGCGCAGGAGCTGACTGCCACCAACTACCGCACTGACGACGGCCATCAACGCAGCGAAGCTACCGACGGACAGGGCAACGTCCGTGGCGAGTACAGCTACGTGGACCCGAACGGAAAGACCATCACCGTCAAGTACACGGCCGGCAAGGACGGATTTAAGGTCGAGGGCGACCACCTGCCCAAGGCACCCGCCGTGCCCCAGGCTCCTGCTCCTGCCGCCCCTCAGTGGAACCAGCAGCCTAGGCAGCAGTGGAACCAGCCCCAGCAGGCGCAGCCGCAGCAGTGGGCtcagccgcagcagcaacagTGGGCTCAGCCCAAGCAGGCCCAGTCGCAGCAGCACCAGTGGGACCAGAACGGTCAGTACAACCCTCCCGCCTACGAGACGCAGCAGTGGAGCGAGCAGTCGGCGCCCGCTACCCAGCCCCAGCCCCAGGCGGCCCCGGCCAACCCCCAGCACATCACCGACCCTCTGTGGAACGCGCACACCCAGCCCCACTGGGCCCAGCTGGCTAACCAGCAGCCCCAGTACACGGCCCCCCAGCCCCAGCCCCAGTGGAACGCCGCCCCAGCCGCCCCCCGCAGCCCCCCTGTGCAGCAACAGCTGAACAACTTCCCCGGGCTGGCTCAGCCGTCCAACTCGCTGTACCAGCCGCAGCAGGCGCGCTCCCAGGGTGGAAAGGTGTCGGTCAGCAGCGACCCCGCGTCCGGCTACACCTACACTTACAGCCTGTGA